From the Clostridium cagae genome, the window AATCAAATGAATTTAACTATTACAGTACTTCATGTGAAAAGGTGAGAGGTGAGATATCAGTTTTATCTGTGATAAATTGTGGTCGCAATAATAAGTTATTAGAAGGTGCTAAAATAAATCTATATAAACTTAATGGGATATGTCCAGTGTTTATTGAATCATGTTTAACTAATAAGCAAGGCAAAGCAATATTTAATAATTTGCCTGAAGGATGTTATAGAGTAATAGCAATTGTTAATAAGAATTATTTTGAAAAACCTAAGTATGTTAACTGGAATGAAGTAAATATAAATAGAGAAAATACTAATGCTAAAATTTTGGTTGTTAACAATCTAAAAAATAATTGTAGAAATAATTGTAGATATAGATAATTTCTATATTTCAAAAGATTGATAAGCGTTTTACCTTATCAATCTTTTTGCTATTTATATAATAATATTTTATAATCATATAAGTAAACAAAATCTAAATATCTTATATGCTATACGAAATATTTTAAGTAGGTGATTATATGGAAAAATACATATTAAAAATAAAGAAAATTAATGAAAAAGCAGTAGTACCTAATTATGCACATGAAGGAGATGCTGGGTTAGATTTATATTCAGTAGAAGAATTATTGTTAGAAGCAGGTGAAAGAGCTTTAATCCATACAGGAATACAAATAGAGCTTCCTAAAAATACAGAAGCTCAAATTAGACCAAGAAGTGGTTTAGCATTAAAACATGGAATTACTACTTTAAATTCACCAGGAACAATAGATGAAGGGTATAGAGGTGAGATTGGTGTTATTCTAATCAATCATAGTAGGGAATGCTTTAAAATAGAAGAAGGTATGAAAATAGCTCAAATGGTTATAAAGCCTATAATTAATGTTCAAATAGAAGAAGCCAATGAACTAAGTGATTCTGAAAGAAAAGCAAATGGATTTGGATCTTCAGGATTAAAATAAATAATGTCTTCTATAAATAATTATTTTTAGGTCTATTAGAATAAAAAACCTTCTTTGAAATAATTCATAGAATAAATTGTTTCAAAGGAGGTTTGATTTTTATTAACCTTACGGAAAAGTATTCATAGAGTCAAATTATTACAAAATTAAACTATTAAAATGTAATTTTAATTTTTGTTTAATAGATTTAAAAGTTAAGTTCAATGACATCTATGAATATATATTAAAAATATGGTCTTTTAGTTTGATTCATTTAATTCTTCCCATTGTGAATAAAGTTCTTCAATTAAGCTTTCTTTAGCTTTAATTTCTTTATTAACTCTTTCACTTTCAGATGGATTAGAATAAATTTCTTCTTTACACAAATCTTCTTGAAGCATTAATAATTCTTCTTCATTTTTATTTATAGTATCTTCAAGATATTTTATTTTATTTTGAAGGGCCTTGACCTCTTTATCTAAAGCCTTTTTTTTCTTTTTTTCTGTATTTAATTGAGTCTTTGTTTTTGATGAATCCTGTTCATCATAATTTTCAAATCTCAAAGGATTTTTTTTCTTTTCTGTATAATAGCTATAATTGCCTAAATAATTTACAACTCCATTTTCAGTTAATTCTAAGATTCTATTTATAACTTTATTTAAAAAATATCTATCATGAGATATTACTAGTAAAGAACCGTCATAACTTAGAATAGCATCTTCTAGAGCTTCTCTAGATGGGATGTCTAAGTGATTAGTAGGTTCATCTAATAATAATAAATTAGCTTTTGATAAAATAAGTTTTAATAAATTAATTCTACACTTTTCTCCACCACTTAGTTTATCAATTTTTTTAAAAACATCATCTCCAGTAAATAAAAAAGAAGCAAGAACATTTCTAATTTGTGTGGTAGTTAGTTCAGGAAAATCATCCCAAACTTCATCTATTATTGTTTTATCAAGATTAAGATTTGATTGTTCTTGATCGTAATATCCAACATTAACATTTGTACCTAGAACTTTAATGCCACCATCACTTTTAACTTTATCCATTATTATATTAAATAAAGTTGTTTTACCTCTACCATTTTCACCGATTAAAGCAATTTTTTCTCCACGTTTTAGATCAACTGAAAGATTAGAAAATAATTTTTTCTCACCATAAGATTTAGATAAATTTTCAATATGTAATACGTCAAATCCACTTTTTACAGATGTCTCAAATTTTATTTTAGAAGCAGATTTTTCAACATCAGGAGCATGCAATAGGTCAATTCTATCAAGGGCTTTTTCTCTGCTTTCAGCAGCTTTAATACTTTTTT encodes:
- a CDS encoding MSCRAMM family protein, whose amino-acid sequence is MANDMGSDNNMHINLSTSGEKIKYYDYDDDTCIFEILGDESNFDNIDMECDSIEKNFNSNENNNIENEVNNLSSSCENYIKDIKEHHTLNESESNEFNYYSTSCEKVRGEISVLSVINCGRNNKLLEGAKINLYKLNGICPVFIESCLTNKQGKAIFNNLPEGCYRVIAIVNKNYFEKPKYVNWNEVNINRENTNAKILVVNNLKNNCRNNCRYR
- the dut gene encoding dUTP diphosphatase; amino-acid sequence: MEKYILKIKKINEKAVVPNYAHEGDAGLDLYSVEELLLEAGERALIHTGIQIELPKNTEAQIRPRSGLALKHGITTLNSPGTIDEGYRGEIGVILINHSRECFKIEEGMKIAQMVIKPIINVQIEEANELSDSERKANGFGSSGLK
- a CDS encoding ABC-F family ATP-binding cassette domain-containing protein, with translation MIVLSCKDISKSYGIDDILKEVTFSVNDGDKVGIIGSNGEGKSTLFKILSKEILQDTGDIYIDKNKSIGYLSQHLNLNSEFTLYDEMLTVFNELIQLENKISNLQIKMGEPYDEKNAAYHEKIIKDYTTAQDLYENRGGYTYKGEISRIVKGLGFNENDFNKVISTLSGGQKTRVALCKLLLLKPDILLLDEPTNHLDLDAIEWLEEYLKSYKGTVLIISHDRYFLDSVTNITFQVINGHINCYNASYTKYLELKEKDYESKLKAYNIQQAEIKRQEAIIEKFRSFNREKSIKAAESREKALDRIDLLHAPDVEKSASKIKFETSVKSGFDVLHIENLSKSYGEKKLFSNLSVDLKRGEKIALIGENGRGKTTLFNIIMDKVKSDGGIKVLGTNVNVGYYDQEQSNLNLDKTIIDEVWDDFPELTTTQIRNVLASFLFTGDDVFKKIDKLSGGEKCRINLLKLILSKANLLLLDEPTNHLDIPSREALEDAILSYDGSLLVISHDRYFLNKVINRILELTENGVVNYLGNYSYYTEKKKNPLRFENYDEQDSSKTKTQLNTEKKKKKALDKEVKALQNKIKYLEDTINKNEEELLMLQEDLCKEEIYSNPSESERVNKEIKAKESLIEELYSQWEELNESN